Within the Flavobacterium sp. 9R genome, the region TAGAGTTGGAATTCCTGAGGCGCTTTCTAAAGGAATGTATAATTTCAATTTGCTGACCAGATTAACTAGGAATGTAAAAGACGTAAAAGACTTCAATCAACTTCCTATTCCCTTTTTATGTATAGCTACCGATATTGAGACCGGTGAACAAGTGTTACTCAATAAAGGTAATTTGGCTCAGGCAATGTTGGCCAGTTCGGCTTTTCCTTCGTTGTTTTCTCCTGTAGAGATTGATGGTAAATTGCTTATCGATGGTGGTGTTGTAAATAATTATCCAGTTGATGAGGTGCTTAAATTAGGCGCCGATATTATCATTGGTGTAGATGTACAAGATGGTCTAAAAGACCGAACACTATTGAGAGATGCTACCAAAATATTGGTACAGATTAGCAATCTCAATATGATTGATCGAATGAAAGACAATGTAAAAAAAACAACTATTTATATTAAACCAGATATCAAAGAGTATGGTGTGATTTCTTTTGATAAAGGCCGTGAGATTATCACAAAAGGAGAAGAGGCGACCTTTGCTGTCTATGAAGCATTAAAAAAATTAGTTCCAGAAAACAGTGCTTATCATAAACCTAAATTGCAGATTGTTTCTGATAGTGTTTTTGTTTCCGAAGTAAAGGTAAACGAATTGAAAAACTTCACGAAAGCATATGTAAAAGGAAAATTACGATTTAAAGAAGGAACCACAATAACCTACGAAAAGCTACAAAGTGGAATAAATAATATTAAAGCAACAGAAAACTTTAGTGCCATTAACTATACATTAGAACCTAACGGATATGGAGAAACATTAAATATAAGTCTAAAAGAAGACCCTTTGAAAACGTTCTTAAAGTTTGGGTTACACTACGACGGCTTGTACAAAAGTGCCGTTTTGGCTAATATCAGCCAGAAAAATCTTTTCTTCAAAAATGATAATGCCTCTTTGGATTTGATTATTGGAGACAACTTGCGCTATAATTTAGATTATTATGTGGATAATGGTTTTAATATTAGTTTTGGTTTTAAATCTACTTTTGCTCAGTTCAATCGAAACGTGGCAAATTCCATTCAGCCAGGCGGAATTGTTGGAGGGGATATTTCACTAATTAATATTGATTTTAAAGATTGGACAAATCAGGCGTATTTTCAATCCGTTTTTGTTCAGAAATTCTTGATTGGTGCGGGTTTAGAATATAAGCATCTGCAAATTGTGCCTATTACAATCGCAAAAAATTCTCCGGATATTGACAATAATAATTATGTAAGTGCTTTTGGATATTTAAAATATGATGCATTTGATAATA harbors:
- a CDS encoding patatin-like phospholipase family protein, giving the protein MKKLSIIFILLLSSFSLFAQSQDKRPKIGLVLSGGGAKGFAHIGVLKVLEEAGIKIDYIGGTSMGAVIGGLYASGYTASQIDSIFQKTNFDELINDYIPRASKNFYEKRNDELYAFVLPFNKFRVGIPEALSKGMYNFNLLTRLTRNVKDVKDFNQLPIPFLCIATDIETGEQVLLNKGNLAQAMLASSAFPSLFSPVEIDGKLLIDGGVVNNYPVDEVLKLGADIIIGVDVQDGLKDRTLLRDATKILVQISNLNMIDRMKDNVKKTTIYIKPDIKEYGVISFDKGREIITKGEEATFAVYEALKKLVPENSAYHKPKLQIVSDSVFVSEVKVNELKNFTKAYVKGKLRFKEGTTITYEKLQSGINNIKATENFSAINYTLEPNGYGETLNISLKEDPLKTFLKFGLHYDGLYKSAVLANISQKNLFFKNDNASLDLIIGDNLRYNLDYYVDNGFNISFGFKSTFAQFNRNVANSIQPGGIVGGDISLINIDFKDWTNQAYFQSVFVQKFLIGAGLEYKHLQIVPITIAKNSPDIDNNNYVSAFGYLKYDAFDNKYFPTKGWSFSSDIHTYLMSSNNSGFNPFTILKADFSVAFKILPKLVFKFQTDAGFSVGEESVPFFNFVLGGYGFNAINNFKPFYGYDFLSIGGNSYIKTSGTLDYEFYKKNHFNFSANFANLGNDIFSSLDWFSIPELSGYAVGYGLDTIIGPVEVKYSWSPETPSGYTWFSIGYVF